DNA from Triticum aestivum cultivar Chinese Spring chromosome 7D, IWGSC CS RefSeq v2.1, whole genome shotgun sequence:
CAACAAGAAAAACCTCGAACCGTTtccaccgttggattcctcgcgtcgagattttcaaaactagatcccatattgatagcttttgacgaacttttttcataaaaaaacgaaccgggagcacgggtttttccctttccgaaaaaggcacgcccatgcctctcgcgaaatcacaaccgtgcctctcacggaagcaaaaccatgcctctcgtggaaggacaaaaaatagaaaacacgtttttttcgttttcgatAGGCAAGGTTGTgccctctcgcggaagcaaaaccgtacctctcgcagaaggaaaaaaaaaacagaaaacgcgttttttttcgtttccgagaggcacgcctgtgcctcttgcgaaagcataaccgtgcctctcgcggaaggaaaaaaaaaagaaaatgctttttttgtttccgagagggacggccgtgactctcgcgaaagtacaaccgtgcctctcgcggaagcaaaaccgcggCTCTTGcagaaggaaaaaaatagaaaacgtgtttttttttccGAAAGCCACGGCCTtgtctctcgcgaaagcacaaccgtgtctctcgcggaataaaaaccatgcctctcgcggaagaaaaaaacagaaaatgcgtttttttcgtttccgagaggcacggctatgactctggcgaaagcaaaaccgtgactctcgtgaaagaaaaagaagaaaacatattttttcatgtttttttgttTAATCCAAAATCTAAGGAAAACAGGTGGAAAACCGAAACCTTGgaaaaaattgtttaaaaaaacaaaaacgcgTGCAAAAAAATAAAAAGTTAAAATTCGAAGTGAGCGCCCAGAGATCGACACGTGGCGGGCgcctgagagcgcgccaagtggcgttaAGCGTTGTGGGGCTTAGAAagagcgctcgtcaactagttgctccctTTGGGTTACCTTTGGAGGGCTGCTGCAGAGGTCACATTCTTGGGCCTGGGACGCGGCAAGTGGTGCGTCAGCCACCGCCATGTGCCGCTTGGTTTTCTTTTTcacatttttttggattttctttttcttttttggcttTTTGCTTGATTTTTTCTAGGTTTTGGTTGACTTTTCTTGCGAAAGTGGTGCTTATTCCACAAGAAGCAGGGACGCATAGTTGTGCTTTCATGAAAAGCACACCTGTGCTTCCTGAAAAGCACAAATGTGCATCCCGAAGAAAAATTGAAAAGCACAACGGTGTTTTCGGTTTGTTTGTTTTGGCGATtcagtttttttggttttttttttctttcggttTCTGTTTCTCCGGTCAAGAAAAATTCAGTGATATAAACTCAATTCCACCGATCTACTCTACTCCAACGACAAATATTATGGTAGAGGGAGTATAAGATGTTctagatatttcaatatgaacaACATAGAAAACACACTAAAACAAGTCAAACGAATGAAAACACACTAAAACTTGTTTACATACATCTGATTCAGGAGAAAGTATGAACATCTTATATTGTGATAGTACGTACTAAAAACGGTTGTGCCATATAATGCCTCCCTGTGCAAAGTGCATAAAACCCATGAAATGAATCAGAAATGGGAGTATTAtgttcaagcaggtacagaccatatGTCCCACTAGAGTGAGTCTCCCTTGGTCTCAGAACAATGTGACAAGATGACAAGTTGCCAAAAAGATGATTCAAATTTGATCAccagactagcaagatgcccgtgctacGCTACGGGATAAGAAATGATCAGGTGGACGTATAGTCAGGAGCTGGTATATGCTACTAATGCAAAAAAAATGTACCAAGCACTAATCAAAGTGACAATATATTATTGATAGGTACACATCAAGCACAGTCAAACATATGGTTTCCAATCGATAAACCTCTTCATCCAAGCCAaacattttcttcttcatctttgCCTCACGGGAAGACTTGTTCTCCATGCTCATCTCATTGCTCGCTCTATCCTATATCGAGGTGGTGACAGAGATCATGCAACAATAAGAAAATCCGTCCACATACATGTGACAACTGAGATAGGCACTAACCAGCTTAATTTTCTAGTTTCTCTTCCTATCCTTGTCTGCTTAATTTTCTACTTTCGGCAATAGATTGATTATTTGCTCGGACCATAGCCAAGTCATCGAAGTCATGAATATCGGCTTGCACTGGCGGGCAGTGCTGCAGCAGTGGCCAATGATAGTTATTTCTTGTCTTCAGAGTTTACCAAAGTGGTGTTTGAACATGAGTATCGAGAGGCGGATGCTATTGCCCATGAACTGGTCCGTCTTCCACGTTTAATGAAGCTACTTCTTGGATTGAAGTACCACCACCATCAATTCTATCTCTTTTAGGAACACTATAATGATGTATACGAATGAATAAAGAGgtgtttttatttaaaaaaaaacaagGGACCTAGTAATGTGTCCTTTTGGGGAACAAAAGAAGAAAGGGTAAAAAAAACAGAAGGTGAGCCTTACCAATCTAATGCACAAAATAGAGTGGTACAAATTAAAATCAGGTCTTTATTGTGCACTGCATTACCAATGAAAAATATCACATGATTTTGTTTCTTAAAACCAATAGTCTCATGAAACATACATGCCTCGACACGAGAAACGCGTCGTCATGAAGTTGCATCGCAGAAAATTAACAGTCTAATCAATTAGTATTAAGCTTAGACACACAAGAATATGACAGCAGTAACATGACATATATCTCCCCCGCCACAAAGTAGAGTATCGAAGACTATCTCCCATCACTATACAAAATCATAGTATCCAACTTTTCTACATAGCAGTGCGTCCCCAAGCGCAGGAAATCGGACAAACTTTCAGGCTCTACTTCACCCTCTCAGTGCACCACATACCTCCACTCCACTCACCACACCCTCTCAGTGTATCAGATAGGTGCCTTGGTATATGTTACATCTTAGAAATAAATGGTCAACGTACATCAAGAAACTGGAGGCAATGGTCCTGGCAGGAAACCTTTGCTGTATATATATCATTGGATTACTACTTAGTTGAACAAACTTTCACCTGCTTCTTACATTAGATAAAGCAGGGATTGACTGTAACACGATGAAAACCAAAGTCACCTACTGCCTGCTACTGCTTGCTACTTgagcaaaacataaaaaataaTGTTCTGACTATATTCTTGGGGAACTCTGCACTTAGTAAGATCAGGATCTCCTGACTATATTTTAACATACTTCAGTTTATCTTTAAAAAAATCATGCTGACGCTGATGCTTATTATAATTACCTTCCTTGGTGAAAAATATTTTCTGTAAAAAAATACCAGCTGGCTTAAAAGATCAAGCATAATCATTTTAGGCTAGTTCTTACGATACGAGGTGCTGGAATGATTACATGTGGATCTTAATCTGACAAATATGACTACTGATAAATAAAAAACATCATCCTCACCTATGCCATGAATTAGTTATTGTGCAAACAGTTGCCGCCATAGTCATCCTTGCAGCAGTAACTGCGGCACAACACCTTGCATGTTCCTACATTCCCCGTGCTCGCCCATCTTTGTGTCACTATCATGCACCTCGCCCTTGCTGCCACAACCCTGAAATTCAGAAATAGCTGAGCCCAACAATGCAAATTTCTGTCAGAAAATTCAGAAGTACAAAACCCCTACAAAAATCAAAATTGACCTGACACCTATGCAGTAGTTTACAGTCACCAAATCAGACATATGAAGAATGCTCAAAGGTTGGCACTAACCCTGACCAAAAGATTAGCTTTGCATAAATAAACCACCTTGCAAAATTTTGCCACTTGAACCTTCCAGTCATACAAATAATTTCACTACTCTTTAAAAGGTGGCTAACTCCATTCGGTCAGCTTGAAATCCAACAGATAACTAAGTACTTGGTCGGTTTCTCTATGAGATGAAATATTAAGCCTCATGGCCATCACCACATGTGCGTAAAGGAAGAAATAATTTGTAGTTTTACCTCATAGCCAGAATGCACAATAGTTATGCACATATAAGTGTCTAAAGTATTAAGGAATGATGATATGCATTGACAACCACACTGCAAAGATAATACTTTCACGCAAGTTAAACTATCCTGCAAACCAGCCACCAAATCACTTCAGTATGAACACAAAAATGACCAAACAACACATTAATTAAGTGAAAGCAATGATCTCACATTCGGTGGCTGTAACATTTTGGCGTAATACCTGCATGCTTTTCCCCCCAAAAAAATGGAGGGTTAGCAAAAAAGATTAAAACCTTAAAGTTTAAAAAGGATTTCACAAGAGCCTATTACAACAAGCAGAGGCCTAATAATAAGCTTCACAACTTGCAGATGGCAATGGGAAAAGAAAACACACTGATAACATGTTCAAAACCGTGAAATATGAAGCATGTTCCACTTCTTATGCAGTAGGTGGGCCGACACCATGGATGAGCAGAGCACAGCCAGCGGGATACCTGCAGATGTCAGTGTCGGAGGAGACGGCGATGAGGAAGTGGAGGTGGTGGGAGTGGGAAGTATGGCTGCTGGATCAATAAAGGGTGGAGGTAGGAGAGGCGTTGTGGCACTGACGGCGCCGGCGGCGTACTTTGGTGGCTGGTAACAAAGGAGATGGGGAGGAGTGGAGGGGATGACGAGGAGCACGGGGAGGTGGCGGTGATGGGAGTGCTCGAACTGCGGTGTTAGACGAGGACGCAGGAGAGGCGTCCGTAGACGGACGACATCGACGGCGTGCTTGCCGAGCTCGGCGGTTGAGGAGACGGGCAAGGGGCAGAGAGGACGTTGAGGTGGAGGTGCGTCATGGTGGTGGGCGGTGAGGCTGAGAAGCATGAGAGGCGCAGGAGGTGGACGGCGCCAGCAGCAGCCGCCTCGCGCCCCCGCCAGATCGATTCCAGTGATGTCCGGCGCCAGATCGATTCCAGTGATGTCCGTCGGTGATTCGATTTGTTTCCAGATGGTTCCAGGAGTTGGGAGAGAGAAGCCTGAACAGGAAAGATGTGGTTGAGGGGTTATGTGCAAATGAGCAGCAGACTGATTTGTGTGCGTTAGATGTCGATCCGACGATCCTaaacgatggatggcagacacaccatcatcaccaactcagaatTTTATAGaattttataggagtagagaataTAACGCAGACCCAAACCCCAATTTAACACACTTATCAGCAATTGGCAATGGGATCTAGATTATAAAGGCAATAGTAGATCTTTGACGCATTACAGTCTGCACTGGTAGCAAAAAGGTTGGAATAACAGATATCCCTGACAGTCACACAACGAAGAACAGCGGAATACTTTCCTACATACGAACCAGACCAAAACATAGTTCTGACAGACAGTCTACTCATCCTCCTGGCTGCGGAGCCTGGCAAGCTTGTTCGTAACCACGATGTCGAGCTGCGCGGCACGCTCAACAATGTCCTTGCGCTTCTTTGTGGAGACGTTGTGGGCAATCTCCGCACAGTAGGTCCTGGTTGCAAGAAACAAGGCATATTACGTTTAGCATGACCATAATAGCGGAAGACAGCAGTGTACAAGGCATGATAAACACCCATTACCTGTTGTGCATCATAAGCAGCTCCAGCTCAGACACATTGTGGACAACAAACTTCTTGAACTTGTTGGGAAGGTaatgcctggtcttcttgtcagAACCGTAGCCAATGTTGGGCATCAAGGTGCATCCCTTGAACTTTCTCCTGACACGGGAATCAATGCCCTTTGGCCTGCGCCAGCTTTGCTACAATCAAAAATGAAAATATTGTTCAGTTTAAGCACAACATTACACAATAAACAAGAGGACAGGTCCAGAAGAGATGAAAAGACAAGATTCAACACATACAAAATACCAAACAACCTAGGATCACCTGCGCCTTGTGGACTCTAAAATGGACAATAATAATTTTATGACATTCAGAAACAATGGTAAACTACAAGCAGCTACCATCCTACACaataagtttcctagccatacttGTACCATCGGACAACACACAAATAATTATAATCGAGCAAAGCAACAAATCACTTGCTGGCTTTGGTTGTATGGGGGTATACTTGCACCAAAAAAAGATCATAGAACACAAAATAGAAGAATAACAAGCCAAGAAAATGCTGCTCAGCTCAAGGTCACATAACAGTGTAGAAGTAGTTAAGCTGAAAGGATCAGACAGAAGGTACTAATCATGCAGAAAACATGACTTCTTGAGCGCACATTTGGAAACAAGTGTTGGGAGAAGTCTAAGCAAAGCATTCATACTTAGAATGAAGCCCACGCCTTTTTTTAATTCATCCCACTTCATGAAGACATGAATAAATTGCTGTAGAAGAGGTTGCGACAGCCACAGTACTATACTAATGCAAGGGCTAGGGCCCTCTTCATTCAACCAAATATTCGCTCAAGAAGATGTTTTCTTACTCAGACCTTTTACTAAGCCATCACTTCCTTTCTTCAAGGAGTCAtcaataaaacaacaag
Protein-coding regions in this window:
- the LOC123169986 gene encoding formin-like protein 14, with protein sequence MLLSLTAHHHDAPPPQRPLCPLPVSSTAELGKHAVDVVRLRTPLLRPRLTPQFEHSHHRHLPVLLVIPSTPPHLLCYQPPKYAAGAVSATTPLLPPPFIDPAAILPTPTTSTSSSPSPPTLTSAAISEFQGCGSKGEVHDSDTKMGEHGECRNMQGVVPQLLLQG
- the LOC123169987 gene encoding 60S ribosomal protein L32-1 — its product is MAVPLLTRKIVKKRVKHFKRAHSDRYIGLKQSWRRPKGIDSRVRRKFKGCTLMPNIGYGSDKKTRHYLPNKFKKFVVHNVSELELLMMHNRTYCAEIAHNVSTKKRKDIVERAAQLDIVVTNKLARLRSQEDE